In the Quercus lobata isolate SW786 chromosome 5, ValleyOak3.0 Primary Assembly, whole genome shotgun sequence genome, one interval contains:
- the LOC115988570 gene encoding chaperonin CPN60-like 2, mitochondrial: MLGTAKKVSVLLNDTIILHGGGDKKLIEERCAEAPAFTIASNAGFDGALVIGKLLEQDNHNLGFDAAKGVYVDMVEERIIDPLKVVRTALVNIARICYSSPLNLSKGPLCKLSAMTKFLFPVLRTTLLLVGFSAGR; the protein is encoded by the exons ATGCTTGGGACTGCAAAAaag gTGTCTGTCCTTCTTAATGACACAATAATTCTACATGGGGGTGGGGATAAGAAGCTGATTGAAGAAAGATGTGCAGAG GCACCTGCATTCACAATAGCCTCCAATGCTGGTTTTGATGGTGCACTGGTTATTGGCAAATTGTTGGAACAAGATAATCATAATTTGGGTTTTGATGCTGCTAAAG GTGTATATGTTGACATGGTGGAGGAGAGAATCATAGATCCTCTCAAAGTGGTTAGAACGGCTTTAGTCAACATTGCCAG GATTTGCTACTCTTCACCTCTGAATCTATCAAAAGGGCCGCTTTGCAAGCTATCAGCAATGACCAAGTTTCTGTTCCCAGTCTT